One genomic region from Pseudomonas sp. R5-89-07 encodes:
- the glgX gene encoding glycogen debranching protein GlgX — translation MSKPEKASATPDHEPSRIREGLPFPLGATWDGLGVNFALFSANATKVELCLFDDAGEVELERIELPEYTDEIFHGYLPDAHPGLIYGYRVYGPYDPENGHRFNHNKLLIDPYAKQLVGELKWSEALFGYTIGHPDDDLSFDERDSAPFVPKCKVIDPAHTWGNDQPVRVPWDRTIIYETHLRGISMRHPSVGESVRGTCAGLMEDDVLKHIRQLGISSVELLPVHAFVNDQHLLEKGMTNYWGYNSIAFFAPDPRYLASGKIAEFKEMVAHLHEQKLEVILDVVYNHTAEGNERGPTLSMRGIDNASYYRLMPDEKRFYINDSGTGNTLDLSHPCVLQMVTDSLRYWATEMHVDGFRFDLATILGRYRDGFDERHSFLVACRQDPILRQLKLIAEPWDCGPGGYQVGNFPPGWAEWNDRFRDTVRAFWKGDDGQLADFAGRMTASGEMFNHRGRRPYSSVNFITAHDGFTLHDLVSYNDKHNEANDENNQDGSNNNLSWNHGVEGPTDDPEINALRLRQMRNFFATLLLAQGTPMIVAGDEFARTQHGNNNAYCQDSEIGWVNWDLDDDGKALLKFVKRLIKLRLAYPILRRGRFLVGDYNEDIGVKDVTWLAPDGNEMTTEQWEDSHGRCLGMLMDGRAQETGIRRAGADATLLLVVNAHHDMVNFRLPPVPQGESWNCLLDTNDPAVRGQERFDFEDEYAATGRSLLLFELQHDEEV, via the coding sequence ATGAGCAAACCCGAAAAAGCCTCAGCCACGCCGGACCACGAGCCGTCGCGGATTCGTGAAGGTTTGCCCTTCCCCCTTGGCGCCACCTGGGACGGCCTGGGCGTCAACTTCGCGCTGTTTTCCGCCAACGCCACCAAGGTCGAGCTGTGCCTGTTCGACGATGCGGGTGAAGTGGAACTGGAGCGCATCGAACTGCCCGAATACACCGATGAAATTTTCCACGGCTACCTGCCCGACGCCCACCCAGGGCTGATCTACGGCTACCGTGTGTATGGCCCCTATGACCCGGAAAACGGCCATCGTTTCAACCACAACAAACTGCTGATCGACCCCTATGCCAAGCAGCTGGTGGGCGAACTCAAATGGTCCGAAGCGCTGTTCGGCTACACCATCGGCCACCCCGACGACGACCTCAGCTTCGACGAACGCGACAGCGCCCCCTTCGTGCCCAAATGCAAGGTCATCGACCCGGCGCACACCTGGGGCAATGACCAGCCGGTACGCGTGCCATGGGACCGTACGATCATCTACGAAACCCACCTGCGCGGCATCAGCATGCGCCACCCTTCAGTCGGCGAGTCGGTGCGCGGTACCTGCGCCGGGCTGATGGAGGATGACGTGCTCAAGCACATCCGTCAGTTGGGCATTTCCTCGGTCGAGCTGCTGCCGGTACACGCCTTCGTCAACGACCAGCATTTGCTGGAAAAAGGCATGACCAACTACTGGGGCTACAACAGCATCGCGTTTTTCGCGCCCGACCCGCGCTACCTGGCCAGCGGCAAGATCGCCGAGTTCAAGGAGATGGTCGCGCACCTGCACGAGCAGAAGCTCGAAGTGATCCTCGACGTGGTCTACAACCACACCGCCGAAGGCAATGAGCGCGGCCCTACCCTGTCGATGCGCGGTATCGACAACGCCTCGTACTACCGGTTGATGCCCGATGAAAAACGTTTCTATATCAACGATTCCGGCACCGGTAACACCCTCGACCTGAGTCACCCGTGCGTGCTGCAGATGGTCACCGACTCCCTGCGCTACTGGGCCACCGAGATGCACGTCGACGGCTTCCGCTTCGACCTGGCAACCATTCTCGGACGCTACCGCGACGGCTTTGACGAACGTCACAGCTTCCTTGTGGCCTGCCGCCAGGACCCTATCCTGCGCCAGCTCAAATTGATCGCCGAACCTTGGGATTGCGGGCCAGGCGGCTACCAGGTGGGCAATTTCCCACCGGGCTGGGCGGAATGGAACGACCGTTTCCGCGACACCGTGCGCGCCTTCTGGAAAGGCGATGACGGGCAGTTGGCGGACTTCGCCGGGCGCATGACGGCCTCGGGCGAGATGTTCAACCATCGTGGGCGCCGGCCTTACAGCTCGGTGAACTTCATCACCGCCCACGACGGCTTCACCCTGCACGACCTGGTGTCGTACAACGACAAGCACAACGAAGCCAACGACGAGAACAACCAGGACGGCAGCAATAACAACCTGTCGTGGAACCATGGCGTCGAAGGCCCCACCGACGATCCGGAAATCAACGCGCTGCGCCTGCGCCAGATGCGCAACTTCTTCGCCACCCTGCTGCTGGCCCAGGGCACGCCGATGATTGTGGCCGGCGATGAATTCGCCCGCACCCAGCACGGCAACAACAACGCCTACTGCCAGGACAGCGAGATCGGCTGGGTCAACTGGGACCTGGACGATGACGGCAAGGCGCTGCTCAAGTTCGTCAAGCGCCTGATCAAGTTGCGCCTGGCGTACCCGATCCTGCGCCGTGGACGCTTCCTGGTGGGTGACTACAACGAAGACATCGGCGTGAAGGACGTCACCTGGCTCGCGCCGGATGGCAACGAGATGACCACTGAGCAGTGGGAAGACAGCCACGGTCGTTGCCTGGGCATGCTGATGGATGGCCGCGCCCAGGAGACCGGGATTCGGCGTGCCGGTGCCGACGCCACGCTGTTGCTGGTGGTCAATGCCCATCACGACATGGTCAATTTCCGCCTGCCACCGGTGCCCCAGGGCGAGTCCTGGAATTGCCTGCTCGACACCAATGACCCAGCGGTACGTGGCCAGGAGCGCTTTGACTTCGAAGACGAGTACGCGGCAACCGGCCGCTCCCTGCTGCTGTTCGAGCTTCAGCACGACGAAGAGGTGTGA
- a CDS encoding acyl-CoA dehydrogenase family protein, with product MALHGFLSGYRGYANTQALGDALKDLQEEGLDQLPLPGSGQTLERFSGLAQVAGHDLRLCKLFEGHTDALAIIAELESPLPPLGSTWGTWAAEPPSAKVRVRRDGQRLIVDGRKAWCSGASVVSHGLLTAWDEEDRQQLVAVAMDQPGVRVTDEGWDAVGMAATGSVEIVFDQARGLAVGGPGDYLARPGFWQGAIGIAACWYGAAQRLAEVLREQCSTRPEPHAMAHLGAVDSTLNSAACVLRASAEQVDRAPTADARLLAQQVRACVEETVEHVIHHVGRAVGAGPYCKDPHFAQLMADLPVFVRQSHAERDLAALGEQVADQPSGRWQL from the coding sequence ATGGCGTTGCACGGATTCCTTTCGGGCTACCGGGGCTATGCGAACACGCAGGCCCTGGGTGATGCCTTGAAGGACCTTCAGGAAGAAGGCCTGGACCAGCTGCCGTTGCCCGGCAGCGGCCAGACGCTGGAGCGCTTCAGCGGCCTGGCACAAGTCGCCGGCCACGACCTGCGCTTGTGCAAGCTGTTTGAAGGCCACACCGATGCGCTGGCGATCATCGCTGAACTCGAGAGCCCATTGCCGCCGCTGGGCAGCACCTGGGGAACGTGGGCCGCCGAGCCGCCGAGCGCCAAGGTGCGGGTGCGGCGTGACGGCCAGCGCCTGATTGTCGACGGGCGTAAAGCCTGGTGCTCCGGTGCGTCGGTGGTGTCACACGGATTGTTGACCGCGTGGGACGAGGAAGACCGCCAGCAACTGGTCGCCGTGGCGATGGATCAGCCAGGGGTCCGGGTGACGGATGAAGGCTGGGATGCCGTGGGCATGGCTGCCACCGGCAGTGTGGAGATAGTGTTCGATCAGGCGCGCGGGCTGGCGGTGGGTGGGCCGGGTGATTACCTGGCCCGCCCGGGCTTCTGGCAAGGCGCAATCGGCATCGCCGCGTGCTGGTACGGCGCGGCGCAGCGCCTGGCTGAAGTGCTGCGCGAACAGTGCAGCACGCGCCCGGAGCCGCACGCCATGGCGCACCTCGGTGCGGTGGACAGTACGTTGAACAGTGCGGCCTGCGTGCTACGCGCCAGTGCCGAGCAGGTAGACCGGGCGCCGACCGCCGATGCCCGACTACTGGCCCAACAGGTGCGTGCGTGCGTCGAGGAAACCGTGGAGCACGTGATCCATCATGTCGGGCGGGCGGTCGGTGCGGGGCCTTATTGCAAGGATCCGCACTTCGCCCAATTGATGGCGGATTTGCCGGTGTTTGTGCGCCAGAGCCATGCCGAACGCGACCTGGCGGCCCTGGGCGAACAGGTCGCCGACCAACCGTCAGGGAGGTGGCAGTTATGA
- a CDS encoding PIG-L deacetylase family protein — translation MKPNPIVGQGTSLHYWQTSARLAELPHVSVEQLVPEGCRAVIIAPHPDDEVLGCGGLLQGLAALGRPIQLISVTDGSASHPGSKRWPVQRLSVVRPQESAQALHRLGLPLHSLKWLRAGFTDSKVAEREAELTAFIQRYLKPNDVVFATWREDGHCDHEAVGRASAEAARAVGAQLYELPVWTWHWATAEDGMVPWERARKIPLTPEKVARKRHAIHAFASQLEGDPQVGLPPVLAPYVVERLLQPFEVVFV, via the coding sequence ATGAAACCCAACCCGATAGTCGGCCAGGGTACGTCGCTGCATTACTGGCAGACATCGGCGCGCCTGGCTGAACTGCCGCATGTCAGCGTCGAGCAACTGGTGCCCGAGGGGTGCCGTGCGGTGATCATCGCCCCGCACCCGGACGATGAAGTGCTCGGCTGCGGCGGTTTGCTGCAAGGGCTTGCCGCACTGGGCCGTCCCATTCAACTGATTTCGGTCACCGACGGCAGCGCCAGCCACCCAGGCTCCAAACGCTGGCCAGTGCAACGCCTGAGCGTGGTGCGCCCCCAGGAATCAGCCCAGGCCCTGCACCGCCTGGGCTTGCCGCTGCACAGTTTGAAATGGCTGCGCGCCGGCTTTACCGACAGCAAGGTCGCCGAGCGCGAAGCCGAGCTGACCGCGTTCATCCAGCGCTACCTCAAGCCCAACGACGTGGTGTTCGCGACGTGGCGCGAAGACGGCCACTGCGACCATGAAGCCGTCGGCCGCGCCAGCGCCGAAGCGGCCCGCGCCGTGGGTGCACAGCTGTATGAACTGCCGGTATGGACCTGGCACTGGGCGACTGCCGAAGACGGCATGGTGCCTTGGGAGCGCGCGCGCAAGATCCCGCTGACACCGGAAAAAGTCGCGCGCAAACGCCATGCTATCCACGCCTTTGCCAGCCAGTTGGAGGGCGACCCCCAGGTCGGCCTGCCCCCGGTGCTGGCGCCCTATGTGGTGGAGCGTTTGCTGCAACCTTTTGAAGTGGTGTTCGTTTGA